In one window of Bacteroidota bacterium DNA:
- a CDS encoding aminoacyl-histidine dipeptidase, with the protein MTKIINELEPTVVWNYFEEICKIPRPSKKEEKIIKYLMDFAKKYKLQAKKDEIGNILISKPAVKGYENVKPVVLQSHLDMVGEKNSDTEHDFATDAIKPYIDGDWVKAKGTTLGADDGIGIATQMAILVADDIKHGPIECLFTVDEETGLSGAFALEDDFFESRTLINLDSEDWAELFIGCAGGRDTKAYFKFEKENVPKKSTAFEISVKGLKGGHSGDEIHKGFGNSIKLLDRLLFEAKDDFNIRISFIDGGNMRNAIPREAFAKVVVKEGKESEFIDYVNKFNSIAKNELFVTAPDLQIDVKKSNIPDFVIDKNTQDMLLKSLFICPHGEMAWSQNIPELVETSTNLATLKMDNEIIVGTSQRSSVESKLDWIVQMLSNTFELAGAEVETTDGYPGWQPNLKSEILEITKKSYIKLFKEEPAVKAIHAGLECGLIGKKYPGIDMISIGPDIKGAHTPDERINIINTKQFWDLLLDVLENMPKD; encoded by the coding sequence ATGACTAAAATTATAAATGAACTTGAGCCAACTGTTGTTTGGAATTATTTTGAAGAAATTTGCAAAATTCCACGACCATCTAAGAAAGAGGAAAAGATTATTAAGTACTTAATGGATTTTGCAAAGAAATACAAATTGCAAGCAAAGAAGGATGAAATTGGAAATATTTTAATTTCCAAGCCTGCCGTAAAAGGATATGAAAATGTTAAGCCTGTTGTGTTGCAAAGCCACTTGGATATGGTAGGTGAAAAAAATAGTGATACTGAACATGATTTTGCAACCGATGCAATAAAACCATACATTGACGGTGATTGGGTGAAAGCAAAAGGAACAACTTTAGGTGCAGATGACGGAATTGGAATTGCTACTCAAATGGCTATTTTAGTTGCTGACGATATAAAGCATGGTCCTATTGAATGCCTTTTTACTGTTGATGAAGAAACAGGTTTGTCAGGAGCATTTGCACTAGAAGATGATTTTTTTGAAAGTAGAACTTTAATAAATCTTGATTCCGAAGATTGGGCAGAATTATTTATTGGTTGTGCAGGAGGAAGAGATACAAAAGCATATTTTAAATTTGAGAAAGAGAATGTTCCGAAAAAATCCACTGCTTTTGAAATTTCTGTTAAAGGCTTAAAAGGTGGACATTCAGGTGATGAAATTCATAAAGGATTTGGAAATTCTATAAAACTTTTAGACAGACTTTTATTTGAAGCTAAGGATGATTTTAATATCAGAATTTCATTTATAGATGGTGGAAATATGAGAAACGCAATTCCACGGGAAGCTTTTGCGAAAGTTGTTGTTAAGGAAGGTAAAGAAAGTGAATTTATTGATTATGTAAATAAATTTAATTCAATTGCTAAAAACGAACTTTTTGTAACTGCTCCTGATTTGCAGATTGATGTAAAAAAATCAAACATTCCTGATTTTGTAATTGATAAAAATACACAGGATATGCTTTTGAAATCTTTGTTTATTTGCCCTCATGGTGAAATGGCTTGGAGTCAGAATATTCCTGAGCTTGTTGAAACTTCAACAAATCTTGCTACTCTTAAAATGGATAATGAAATTATTGTAGGAACAAGTCAAAGAAGTTCTGTAGAGTCAAAGTTGGATTGGATTGTACAAATGCTTAGCAATACATTTGAACTTGCAGGTGCTGAGGTAGAAACTACAGACGGATATCCAGGGTGGCAACCAAATTTAAAATCAGAAATATTAGAGATTACTAAAAAATCCTACATTAAATTGTTTAAAGAAGAGCCTGCTGTTAAAGCAATTCATGCAGGACTTGAATGTGGCTTGATTGGTAAAAAGTATCCGGGTATTGATATGATTTCCATAGGTCCTGATATCAAAGGAGCTCATACTCCTGATGAAAGAATCAATATTATAAATACTAAGCAGTTTTGGGATTTACTACTTGATGTGCTTGAGAATATGCCTAAGGATTAG
- a CDS encoding nucleotidyl transferase AbiEii/AbiGii toxin family protein: MLQYRAVYPKTLELLKILMKYKSLQDFFLVGGTSLALQLGHRISVDLDLFLNKDFETVNILQELNTNLEFKIILQKEQNSLTINARKQNINDEFVKIDFIKYPYPLINKVIKSEGLRLLSIEDIIAMKLSAISNRGAKKDFYDIYELLKTFTISEMFKLFSIKFPQIAHFHVLKSLTYFEDAESQFSPLTLNNTKWEQVKTTIEKKVNEYL, from the coding sequence ATGTTACAATACAGAGCCGTCTATCCAAAAACTTTGGAATTACTAAAAATACTTATGAAATACAAAAGCTTACAAGACTTTTTTCTTGTTGGCGGAACATCATTAGCTTTACAATTAGGTCATCGTATTTCAGTAGATTTAGATTTATTTCTAAATAAAGATTTTGAAACAGTCAATATTTTACAAGAATTAAATACCAATTTAGAATTTAAAATAATTCTACAAAAAGAACAAAATTCATTAACAATAAATGCCAGAAAACAAAATATAAATGACGAATTTGTAAAAATAGATTTTATAAAATATCCATATCCATTAATAAATAAAGTAATCAAATCAGAGGGTTTAAGATTATTATCAATTGAAGACATTATTGCAATGAAATTGTCAGCAATATCAAATCGTGGAGCAAAAAAAGATTTTTACGATATTTATGAATTACTGAAAACTTTTACAATATCGGAAATGTTCAAATTATTTTCAATAAAATTTCCACAAATTGCACATTTCCATGTATTAAAAAGCTTAACATATTTTGAAGATGCCGAATCACAATTTTCTCCATTGACTCTCAATAATACAAAATGGGAACAAGTAAAAACAACAATAGAAAAAAAAGTAAATGAATATCTATAG
- the ychF gene encoding redox-regulated ATPase YchF, protein MGLKSGIVGLPNSGKSSLFKALTSIDVNIENFPYTTTESNIGIVNVPDKRLYKLSEIEKPQKTIPNTVDFIDIAGLAKGASTGEGIGNKFLDQIRHCDSLIHIIRCFDNDSIIHVNNKVDPLSDKEEVDLELQFKDLESVEKFITKNQKVAKSGNKEAKFMLDLLLEIKKQLEDGGFVRDMSFNKEELKAIKGFSFLTNKRTLYVANVGDSDINTGNKYVEQLRESIAKENSELIFLNAKLEAEIQSLEEEEKQEFMEMYELAEPGVNKLINSAYKLLGLITYFTVGPKEVRAWSTLENSTAPQAAGVIHSDFEKGFIRAEMIKYDDFINLGSEQACKDAAKFQVVGKNYIVQDGDLLHFLFNV, encoded by the coding sequence ATGGGATTAAAAAGCGGAATTGTAGGCTTACCAAATTCAGGAAAATCATCATTATTTAAAGCATTAACAAGCATTGATGTTAATATTGAAAACTTTCCATACACTACTACCGAATCAAATATAGGAATTGTAAATGTCCCTGACAAACGATTATACAAACTTTCTGAGATTGAAAAACCTCAAAAAACTATTCCCAATACTGTTGACTTTATCGATATTGCCGGGCTTGCAAAAGGTGCAAGTACAGGTGAAGGAATTGGCAATAAATTTCTTGACCAAATCAGGCATTGTGATTCTTTAATTCATATAATTCGTTGTTTTGATAATGATAGTATAATTCATGTAAACAATAAAGTTGACCCTCTAAGTGATAAAGAAGAAGTTGACCTTGAACTACAATTTAAAGACCTTGAATCTGTAGAAAAATTTATTACAAAAAACCAAAAAGTTGCTAAGTCGGGAAATAAAGAAGCTAAATTCATGCTTGACCTTCTTTTAGAAATAAAAAAACAGCTTGAGGATGGTGGTTTTGTAAGGGATATGTCATTTAACAAAGAAGAATTAAAAGCGATTAAAGGTTTTAGTTTTCTTACAAACAAAAGAACTTTATATGTTGCCAATGTAGGCGATTCGGACATTAATACGGGAAATAAATATGTTGAACAATTAAGAGAATCAATTGCTAAGGAAAATTCCGAACTTATTTTTCTTAATGCCAAGCTTGAAGCAGAAATTCAAAGTCTTGAAGAAGAAGAAAAACAAGAATTTATGGAAATGTATGAATTAGCAGAACCCGGAGTAAATAAACTTATTAATTCTGCATACAAACTTCTTGGGTTAATAACATATTTCACTGTTGGTCCAAAAGAAGTAAGAGCATGGTCAACATTAGAAAACAGCACAGCACCACAAGCAGCAGGAGTAATTCATTCCGATTTTGAAAAAGGATTTATCAGAGCTGAAATGATAAAATATGATGATTTTATAAATCTCGGTTCAGAACAAGCATGCAAAGACGCAGCAAAATTCCAGGTAGTAGGAAAAAATTATATTGTGCAAGATGGAGATTTACTACACTTTTTATTCAATGTTTAA
- a CDS encoding glycine--tRNA ligase codes for MAKNNQNDLFKKIISHCKEYGYIFPSSEIYEGLSAVYDYGQYGVELKNNIKDYWWKAMVQLHENIVGLDSAIFMHPDVWKASGHVDGFSDPLIDNKDSKKRYRADELIEGQLNKFEQKINKEVQKAAKRFGESFDEVQFKETNPRVLSNQKKYDNLRNRFVKALKDNNLVELKQIIVDEEIACPMSGSRNWTDVRQFNLMFSTQIGATAEGANQIYLRPETAQGIFVNYLNVQKSGRMKLPFGIAQIGKAFRNEIIARQFIIRMREFEQMEMQFFIQPGTEEEWFKYWKEARMKWHHSLGIPKEKFKFHEHDKLAHYAKAAFDIEYEYPMGFKELEGIHSRTDFDLTQHQNFTKKKLQYFDPERNESYIPYVVETSIGLDRMFLAIISDAYTEEQLENNTTRVVLNLPPFLAPVKVAILPLLKKDGLDKKAMNIFNELKFHFNCQYDEKDSIGKRYRRQDAIGTPYAITIDHQTLEDDTVTLRYRTTMKQIRVSVAELVEELTKEVSTERVLKSL; via the coding sequence ATGGCAAAGAACAATCAAAATGACTTATTTAAAAAAATAATTTCTCATTGTAAAGAATATGGTTACATTTTTCCTTCAAGTGAAATATATGAAGGTTTAAGTGCTGTTTATGATTACGGGCAATACGGTGTAGAGCTAAAAAACAACATAAAAGACTATTGGTGGAAAGCCATGGTTCAGTTGCACGAAAATATTGTAGGTCTTGATTCTGCAATTTTTATGCATCCTGATGTGTGGAAAGCATCAGGGCATGTTGATGGTTTTAGTGATCCATTAATTGACAATAAAGATTCTAAAAAACGCTACAGAGCGGATGAACTAATTGAAGGACAGCTCAATAAATTTGAGCAAAAAATAAATAAAGAAGTCCAAAAAGCAGCAAAACGATTTGGAGAATCTTTTGATGAAGTTCAGTTTAAAGAAACAAATCCAAGAGTTCTATCCAATCAGAAAAAATATGATAATCTAAGAAATCGCTTTGTTAAAGCTCTAAAGGATAACAATCTTGTTGAACTCAAACAAATTATTGTTGACGAGGAGATTGCCTGTCCTATGAGCGGTAGCAGAAACTGGACAGATGTACGTCAGTTTAATTTAATGTTCTCTACTCAAATAGGAGCAACTGCGGAAGGTGCAAATCAAATTTACCTCCGCCCGGAAACAGCACAAGGCATTTTTGTAAACTATCTTAATGTTCAAAAAAGCGGAAGAATGAAGCTTCCTTTTGGAATAGCACAAATCGGAAAAGCTTTTAGGAATGAAATTATTGCTCGTCAATTCATTATCCGAATGAGAGAATTTGAACAAATGGAAATGCAATTTTTTATTCAACCGGGAACTGAAGAAGAATGGTTTAAGTACTGGAAAGAAGCACGAATGAAGTGGCATCATTCACTTGGTATTCCTAAAGAAAAATTTAAATTTCATGAGCATGATAAATTAGCTCATTACGCTAAAGCAGCTTTTGACATTGAATATGAATATCCTATGGGATTTAAAGAACTTGAAGGAATTCATTCAAGAACAGATTTTGACCTTACTCAACATCAGAATTTTACAAAGAAAAAATTACAATATTTTGACCCTGAACGCAACGAAAGTTACATTCCTTATGTTGTTGAAACATCTATTGGATTAGACAGAATGTTTCTTGCAATAATTTCGGATGCTTACACAGAAGAACAACTTGAAAACAACACAACACGAGTAGTTCTTAACCTCCCTCCCTTCCTTGCACCTGTAAAAGTTGCAATTTTACCACTTCTTAAAAAGGATGGACTTGACAAAAAAGCAATGAATATTTTTAATGAGCTTAAATTTCATTTTAATTGTCAGTATGACGAAAAAGATTCAATAGGAAAACGATACAGAAGACAGGATGCCATAGGAACACCTTATGCAATAACAATTGACCATCAGACACTTGAAGACGACACTGTAACATTACGATATCGAACAACAATGAAACAAATAAGAGTTTCGGTAGCTGAATTGGTTGAAGAATTAACTAAAGAAGTTAGTACTGAGAGGGTTTTAAAAAGTTTGTAG